The following coding sequences are from one Granulicella arctica window:
- a CDS encoding glycosyltransferase family 2 protein: MVLVSTVIPTRGRPELLLRAVNSVLAQTLREIEVVIVIDGEDRATELALERLVREDRRVNVVALGSSVGGSDARNRGVDAASGEWIAFLDDDDEWLPGKLQAQLEAVTASTAPVVIGTCKIIARTPGNDYVWPRRLPKQGEPICEYLLARRTLSRGEGSIQTSTFFVRRALMKDQPFKSGQLKHQDTEWLLRVGQLPGAEAVFVNDVMAIHYIEEERVSVSSKANWRYSLEWVRRDRHLFTPRALTGFVLHQIAPEASEQGEWRAFPMLFFDVLRHGKSEARDFAIFLAMWLLPRRRRRRLRDWMARRPALRPLVHSR; the protein is encoded by the coding sequence ATGGTTCTTGTCTCGACTGTGATTCCAACGCGTGGACGACCGGAGCTCTTGCTACGTGCAGTGAACAGTGTCCTAGCCCAGACGCTGAGAGAGATCGAAGTGGTGATAGTCATCGATGGAGAGGATCGAGCTACAGAACTCGCATTGGAGCGGCTGGTCCGAGAAGACAGACGAGTGAACGTTGTCGCACTGGGTAGTAGTGTTGGAGGATCTGATGCGCGTAATCGCGGAGTGGATGCCGCTTCCGGTGAATGGATTGCATTCCTTGATGATGACGATGAATGGCTTCCCGGTAAACTCCAGGCTCAACTTGAGGCGGTTACGGCGTCTACTGCTCCGGTGGTAATTGGCACCTGCAAGATCATCGCGCGTACGCCGGGTAACGACTATGTGTGGCCACGACGCCTGCCGAAACAGGGCGAGCCAATTTGTGAGTATCTGTTGGCGCGCCGTACGCTTTCACGCGGTGAAGGATCGATCCAAACGTCGACGTTTTTCGTGCGCCGTGCATTGATGAAAGATCAACCATTCAAGAGCGGACAATTGAAGCATCAGGATACAGAATGGTTGCTGCGGGTAGGACAATTGCCGGGAGCAGAAGCTGTGTTCGTAAACGATGTTATGGCGATTCATTACATCGAAGAGGAACGTGTTTCGGTAAGTAGCAAGGCCAACTGGCGCTACTCTCTCGAATGGGTGCGCCGCGATCGACACCTTTTTACGCCACGCGCATTGACTGGGTTTGTCTTGCACCAAATCGCTCCAGAGGCATCGGAGCAAGGAGAATGGCGCGCCTTTCCTATGTTGTTCTTCGATGTTTTGCGCCATGGCAAGAGCGAAGCCCGCGACTTTGCGATCTTTTTGGCAATGTGGTTGCTGCCCCGTCGTCGCCGCCGTCGCTTGCGCGACTGGATGGCACGACGACCGGCACTGCGTCCTTTGGTGCACTCGCGATGA
- a CDS encoding glycosyltransferase family 4 protein, with the protein MKILQLTRQFLPSEGGIESVVEGLSCALQQRGHTVQVVTLRSLFASGTMAPMESVEAGVAVRRMRHWGPRRYPVAPAALAEISGYDLVHIHAIDFFVDYLSLLRLLHRIPLVVSTHGGIFHTQWANHFKKLYFATVTRMSLGGVGAVVCVSQQDREKFEEIVPKQRIRLIENGANIDRFWSLRKKIEPGLMLGISRLAENKCIHKVLEAMAPLKDRYPQMRLEWIGADFAALRSSLERRAVELGLGGRVRFHGATSREQLYRLLERAHLFVSASAYEGFGLSTIEAMSAATVPVVTSVGAHPDVIEDGVSGFLTDAYATELSAHMERVLVMPLEKIAIMGEAARASTRRFSWTEIAPQYEQLYSQVLGAGRNASVWSL; encoded by the coding sequence ATGAAGATTCTTCAATTGACGCGGCAGTTTCTTCCTTCCGAGGGGGGCATAGAGAGTGTCGTCGAGGGGTTGAGTTGCGCCCTACAGCAGAGGGGGCACACCGTGCAAGTGGTCACACTCCGATCGCTGTTTGCGAGCGGCACGATGGCCCCTATGGAGTCTGTTGAAGCTGGGGTGGCAGTGCGCCGCATGCGGCACTGGGGACCGCGTCGTTATCCCGTAGCACCGGCAGCGCTTGCGGAGATTAGCGGCTACGACTTGGTGCATATTCATGCTATTGACTTCTTTGTGGACTACTTGAGTCTGTTGCGCTTGCTGCATCGCATTCCTTTAGTGGTCAGCACGCATGGAGGTATCTTTCACACGCAATGGGCAAACCATTTCAAGAAGTTGTACTTTGCGACCGTGACTCGCATGTCGCTGGGTGGAGTGGGAGCAGTGGTGTGCGTGAGTCAGCAGGACCGTGAAAAATTTGAGGAGATCGTCCCGAAGCAGCGTATTCGGCTCATTGAGAATGGTGCCAACATTGATCGTTTCTGGAGTCTGCGGAAAAAGATAGAGCCCGGCCTGATGTTAGGCATCTCGCGACTGGCGGAGAACAAGTGCATTCATAAGGTTTTGGAAGCAATGGCTCCTTTGAAAGATCGATATCCGCAGATGCGGCTTGAGTGGATCGGAGCAGACTTTGCTGCGTTGCGTTCCTCACTGGAGCGTCGCGCTGTTGAGCTTGGGTTGGGAGGCCGTGTACGTTTTCATGGAGCAACCAGTCGTGAACAGTTATACCGCTTATTGGAGCGGGCTCACCTATTTGTGTCGGCTTCGGCGTACGAAGGATTTGGGTTGTCGACGATTGAAGCTATGAGCGCGGCGACGGTTCCCGTGGTGACCTCCGTAGGAGCACATCCTGACGTGATAGAAGACGGAGTAAGTGGTTTCTTGACGGATGCATATGCGACGGAGCTTTCGGCGCATATGGAGCGTGTGTTGGTGATGCCATTGGAAAAAATTGCGATTATGGGAGAGGCTGCACGTGCGTCGACACGACGATTCTCCTGGACTGAAATCGCGCCTCAGTATGAGCAACTCTATAGTCAGGTATTAGGGGCTGGACGCAATGCCAGTGTGTGGTCGCTATGA
- a CDS encoding glycosyltransferase, giving the protein MSEAIVIFRIQLLPRSETFIVKQAEAMRRFEPYFVGWRRVVGLEVPKYKSWTADDGGLRGKLRELRFRYLGPTSSEIARLRLQSPRLVYAHFALDGYAAMELAKQLGVPLVTALHGYDVTMSDEAIGATRLGREYLKGRTRLQKEGALFVACSAYVRSRAIERGYPAERTIVRFIGVDIARFEPPPTRRHEQVVLFVGRLVEKKGCKDLIEAMVEVQRRCAEAQLIVIGDGPLRASCEAAAATKRVRCRFLGAQSSAVVKDWMMRATVFCVPSVVATSGDAEGFGIVFIEAQAMGLPVVSTRSGGIPEAVDDGNTGLLVAEGDQRGLAEAILVLLQNNELWQRFSVAGRERVVEHFNLERQTQRLEDVFDEVLLSHKSFIEDDKIRSAVSSVSISSASNGSLKLTQNISYSESLSQWAAKCDGRSVDHESLN; this is encoded by the coding sequence ATGAGCGAAGCAATTGTAATCTTCCGCATTCAGCTGCTACCACGTTCGGAGACGTTTATCGTCAAGCAGGCTGAGGCAATGCGACGGTTCGAGCCGTACTTCGTTGGTTGGCGCAGGGTGGTTGGATTGGAGGTGCCTAAGTACAAAAGTTGGACGGCCGATGACGGTGGACTGCGAGGAAAACTACGGGAGTTACGGTTCCGTTATCTAGGCCCCACCTCCAGTGAGATTGCCCGATTACGGCTACAATCGCCTCGTCTTGTCTATGCACATTTTGCCTTGGACGGCTATGCGGCGATGGAGCTTGCAAAACAGCTCGGAGTGCCACTTGTAACTGCATTACACGGCTATGACGTGACCATGAGCGACGAAGCGATAGGTGCAACGCGGCTAGGACGCGAGTATCTGAAGGGGCGCACAAGGCTCCAGAAGGAAGGCGCGCTCTTTGTAGCATGTTCGGCATACGTGCGCTCGCGAGCGATCGAGCGCGGATATCCAGCGGAGCGCACGATTGTTCGCTTCATCGGGGTAGATATAGCTCGTTTCGAGCCGCCCCCAACGCGACGTCACGAGCAGGTTGTTTTATTCGTTGGGCGTCTGGTTGAGAAGAAAGGTTGCAAGGATTTAATCGAAGCGATGGTGGAGGTGCAACGTCGCTGCGCGGAAGCGCAGTTGATTGTTATCGGGGATGGCCCATTGCGCGCGAGCTGTGAGGCGGCGGCTGCAACTAAGCGCGTACGATGCCGCTTCTTGGGAGCACAGTCATCTGCGGTGGTGAAGGACTGGATGATGCGTGCAACGGTCTTCTGTGTGCCCAGTGTGGTTGCAACCTCTGGCGATGCGGAGGGTTTCGGCATAGTGTTTATCGAGGCGCAGGCCATGGGACTGCCTGTTGTCAGTACGAGAAGTGGGGGGATTCCTGAGGCGGTGGATGATGGGAATACTGGACTGTTGGTTGCAGAGGGAGATCAGCGAGGACTGGCAGAGGCAATACTCGTGCTGTTACAAAACAACGAACTGTGGCAGCGTTTCAGCGTGGCCGGACGTGAGCGCGTCGTGGAGCACTTCAATCTGGAGCGACAGACCCAGCGTCTAGAGGATGTTTTTGACGAGGTGTTGTTGTCGCATAAATCGTTTATCGAGGACGACAAGATAAGGTCTGCGGTAAGCAGTGTGTCTATCAGTAGCGCGTCCAATGGTTCTCTGAAGTTAACGCAGAATATTTCTTATTCTGAATCACTAAGCCAATGGGCTGCGAAATGCGATGGAAGGAGCGTAGACCATGAGTCTCTCAACTGA
- a CDS encoding acyltransferase family protein codes for MSLSTEVINEVAPSRASVTNRFYQPELDGLRFYAFLGVFVCHTLPFETSFYRSFHLPLPWLWGAVVKAGAAGVDLFFALSAFLITSLLLKERLETGGISLKLFYARRVLRIWPLYFLVIALGIVLSHTMSNQNLPWFYVAGYLLFVGNWVHAVFGRPESIAFPLWTVSIEEQFYLIWPLLVKKFERRGLIISGIVMFLLATACRVGLVLAGVSGGYIYYGSTARCDSIALGSLMALFADRLPRLTSGTRLLLVGGGLMGWIVSSAWLTDQPGPISMREVSGRLIISLAAGAILYGCLYSRTKLLTGPWFVSLGKVSYGLYLLHLVGLLIAKSLIHPISGMALLGTKAIGFVVTLILAFASYRWVESPFLRLKDRFARVLSRPV; via the coding sequence ATGAGTCTCTCAACTGAGGTCATAAACGAGGTAGCGCCATCGAGAGCGTCGGTCACGAACCGCTTCTACCAGCCAGAACTAGACGGCTTGCGATTCTATGCGTTCCTTGGTGTTTTCGTGTGTCATACCCTGCCGTTTGAGACGTCATTTTATAGAAGTTTCCATCTCCCACTCCCGTGGCTGTGGGGTGCGGTAGTAAAAGCGGGAGCTGCGGGTGTAGATCTATTCTTCGCGTTGAGCGCATTCTTGATTACTTCGCTCTTGTTAAAAGAGCGGCTGGAGACGGGTGGAATTTCACTCAAACTCTTCTATGCCCGGCGAGTTTTGCGTATCTGGCCACTCTATTTCCTGGTGATTGCGTTAGGGATAGTGCTCTCACATACGATGTCGAACCAAAATCTGCCATGGTTCTACGTCGCGGGGTATCTTCTTTTTGTTGGCAACTGGGTACATGCCGTATTCGGGCGGCCAGAGTCGATTGCCTTTCCATTGTGGACGGTTTCGATCGAAGAACAGTTCTATCTAATCTGGCCGCTACTGGTAAAAAAATTCGAACGTCGCGGCTTGATCATATCGGGGATAGTCATGTTCTTGCTCGCTACGGCGTGTCGTGTCGGACTTGTACTTGCGGGTGTTAGTGGAGGGTATATCTACTATGGCAGCACAGCACGTTGTGACTCGATTGCTCTTGGGAGTTTGATGGCACTATTTGCGGATCGTCTGCCAAGGCTTACGAGTGGTACTCGGTTGCTTTTGGTGGGCGGTGGTCTCATGGGATGGATCGTCTCTTCGGCCTGGCTTACTGATCAGCCCGGCCCGATCAGTATGCGTGAGGTGTCGGGACGTTTGATCATTTCGCTTGCTGCAGGAGCAATTCTATATGGCTGCCTTTACAGTCGCACCAAGCTTCTTACAGGCCCTTGGTTCGTGAGTTTGGGTAAAGTTAGTTATGGGCTCTATCTGCTTCATCTCGTGGGACTGCTTATTGCTAAGAGCCTTATTCACCCTATTTCCGGGATGGCGCTGCTCGGAACGAAAGCAATTGGGTTTGTTGTGACTCTTATTCTAGCGTTTGCATCATACCGTTGGGTCGAATCGCCGTTCTTACGATTGAAGGATCGATTTGCCAGAGTTCTTAGTAGGCCAGTTTGA
- a CDS encoding GumC family protein produces the protein MDKLALQSSGVVIAAGSSSPELTLREIWMMLWRRRHIIYGSIAVCFMLALLLLTISTRRYRSIGEIQVLKDSGTSLGLQTDSTDTPSDALEENMILQTQAKILQSDSLALRVINELHLEQTDDYKEKWSPIGWVFALISPKGRPDPKGASLEDSPHRRVQVLNIFRKKLTVKVVDGTRLIDVEYLSPDPQLAAAVVNRMLQGLIEAGFQARYDATTQASSWLNGQLGDLRVQTQALQAKVVKLRQGSGVYALGEVDREGKDQVYSPTLDKLQIATQAVAQAESNRILKGAIYDVVKTGNPELISGLSGNTILASSSSGIGSSLTLIQNLRLQEATLQGQVQELSAKFGPAYPKLAEIHGNLDAVQGAIRAEVDRVAGRARNDFVVAEQTEQNTRKTFEADKSQAETLNNRTIEYQMARQEADQTRSLYDDLLRRLKESGLLAGLRSTNITIVDPGRATDKPAKPVALLYLFGSIVVGLSVGSAAALLRDVTDIKIQDVREIARELGATPLCVLPYQNERAALPASSIASYPLVLLPVLDSPRSIFVESLRSLRTSLMLSRSGAPPRSVLVTSPLAGEGKSYISWNLAILFAQQGKRVLLCDADLRKARLHKDLLLDPKTGLSTVLTGLSGDYGASAMIPVTAVPGLDLMPAGPTPPYPAELLSSDHMAKLLKVWESQYDLVLLDAPPVLPVTDSVVLSSFVDSVLLIARHQKTPLSALEKSYQMLEAVQSESDSKINVLVNGVREQPAAGHAFYEYLGRESVRG, from the coding sequence TTGGATAAGCTTGCACTTCAATCATCAGGTGTTGTTATTGCAGCGGGTTCGTCTTCACCCGAACTCACACTTCGTGAAATATGGATGATGCTGTGGCGTCGACGCCACATTATTTACGGCAGCATAGCAGTGTGCTTTATGCTTGCTCTTCTTTTACTTACGATCTCAACGCGTCGCTATCGGTCCATTGGAGAGATTCAAGTCCTAAAGGACTCCGGGACCTCGCTCGGCTTGCAGACAGATAGTACGGATACTCCCTCCGATGCTCTTGAAGAGAATATGATTCTTCAAACGCAAGCGAAAATTCTACAGTCGGACTCGCTGGCTCTGCGTGTAATCAATGAACTCCACCTTGAGCAAACGGACGATTATAAAGAGAAGTGGAGTCCGATTGGCTGGGTGTTTGCGCTTATAAGTCCAAAAGGGAGACCCGATCCAAAAGGCGCGTCACTTGAAGACTCACCTCACCGCCGAGTGCAGGTTCTGAATATCTTTCGTAAAAAACTAACAGTGAAGGTGGTCGATGGGACGCGTCTTATTGATGTGGAATATCTAAGTCCTGATCCACAACTAGCGGCGGCAGTCGTGAATCGTATGCTTCAAGGGCTAATTGAGGCAGGATTTCAGGCGCGCTATGACGCGACGACCCAGGCGTCGTCATGGTTGAATGGACAGCTTGGGGATCTGCGGGTGCAAACTCAGGCGTTACAGGCGAAAGTTGTCAAGCTGCGGCAAGGGTCTGGAGTCTATGCTCTGGGTGAGGTTGATCGAGAGGGTAAGGATCAGGTTTACAGTCCGACGCTCGACAAGCTACAGATAGCGACTCAAGCGGTGGCGCAGGCAGAGTCGAATCGCATTTTGAAAGGTGCAATTTACGATGTTGTTAAGACGGGAAATCCTGAGCTGATCTCGGGATTGAGCGGAAATACAATTTTGGCAAGCTCATCTTCAGGCATTGGCAGCTCGCTAACGCTCATACAGAACCTGCGGTTACAAGAAGCCACTCTTCAAGGACAAGTGCAAGAGCTTTCCGCAAAGTTTGGTCCCGCCTATCCAAAACTCGCCGAAATTCACGGCAATCTGGATGCGGTGCAAGGAGCGATTCGAGCTGAGGTGGATCGAGTCGCTGGACGCGCACGTAATGACTTTGTGGTAGCGGAGCAAACAGAACAGAATACGCGTAAGACTTTTGAAGCTGATAAAAGTCAGGCTGAGACACTCAACAACAGGACTATTGAATATCAGATGGCACGGCAAGAAGCCGACCAGACCCGTTCGCTCTATGACGATCTTTTGCGGCGGCTCAAGGAGTCGGGACTACTGGCAGGCTTGCGCTCAACTAACATAACCATTGTTGATCCGGGGCGGGCGACCGATAAACCTGCCAAGCCTGTTGCTCTACTCTATTTGTTCGGGTCGATCGTAGTGGGATTGTCTGTTGGCTCTGCAGCGGCTCTACTGCGTGATGTGACTGACATTAAGATTCAGGACGTGCGGGAGATCGCTCGGGAGTTGGGGGCTACTCCGCTTTGCGTGCTGCCCTATCAGAATGAGCGTGCAGCTCTACCTGCAAGCTCCATAGCGAGTTATCCGCTTGTATTGCTTCCAGTTCTCGACAGCCCGCGCTCCATCTTTGTGGAGTCACTCCGCTCGCTTCGGACCTCTCTGATGCTGTCTCGGAGCGGAGCACCTCCGCGATCAGTCCTAGTGACGAGCCCCTTGGCGGGAGAGGGGAAAAGTTATATAAGCTGGAATCTTGCAATTCTCTTTGCCCAACAAGGGAAGCGAGTATTGTTATGCGATGCGGATCTGCGCAAGGCGAGGTTGCATAAGGATTTACTGTTGGATCCGAAGACTGGGTTGAGCACAGTATTGACTGGACTTTCTGGAGATTACGGTGCCTCTGCAATGATTCCGGTGACCGCGGTTCCGGGACTGGATCTTATGCCAGCAGGACCTACGCCGCCATATCCTGCAGAACTGCTGTCGTCAGATCATATGGCGAAGCTATTGAAGGTCTGGGAGTCACAATACGACCTCGTACTTTTGGATGCTCCCCCGGTACTGCCGGTGACGGACTCGGTCGTTCTGAGCTCGTTCGTCGACTCGGTCCTGCTCATTGCCCGGCATCAGAAGACACCTCTTTCAGCACTTGAAAAGAGTTATCAAATGCTGGAAGCAGTGCAGTCGGAGAGCGATAGCAAAATCAACGTCTTGGTCAATGGGGTGCGTGAGCAGCCTGCTGCGGGACATGCATTTTACGAATATCTCGGAAGAGAGTCTGTGAGGGGATAG
- a CDS encoding polysaccharide biosynthesis/export family protein yields the protein MKNSKLVGTLLSLILGITMNSLAQKESLLIGHGDVLHIQVYDTPEMEQRARVTDSGDIPLSFLGNVKVVGMTPGGAADEIEHRLIAAAIMLHPQVTVRVDEYATQNASVMGQVVKPGPYEIDTRRKVIDVLALAGGLTDIADRHITIERYGDPSQKIEYYYSNVAGAALQDDPMVYPGDTVVVPKAAVVYVLGDVLKPGGYPINTNNSKMTVLQAIALAGYANHTAAVGKSKLVRKTPTGVEQIDLPVGAMQKGKTQDIALMPDDVVYVPFSFMRNVVVNGSSILASATSAAIYIH from the coding sequence ATGAAGAATTCAAAATTGGTTGGTACGCTGCTATCCCTTATTCTCGGCATCACGATGAACTCACTAGCCCAAAAGGAAAGTCTGCTGATTGGGCACGGTGATGTACTGCACATTCAAGTCTACGATACGCCAGAAATGGAGCAGCGTGCCCGCGTAACTGATTCAGGCGATATTCCGCTGAGTTTTCTAGGAAACGTGAAGGTAGTCGGCATGACACCGGGCGGGGCAGCCGATGAGATTGAGCATCGACTTATTGCAGCAGCCATCATGTTGCACCCTCAGGTAACGGTGCGCGTGGATGAATATGCAACCCAGAACGCCTCAGTAATGGGGCAGGTGGTGAAACCAGGGCCGTACGAAATCGATACACGCCGGAAGGTAATTGATGTACTTGCGTTAGCTGGGGGATTGACGGATATTGCAGATCGTCACATTACGATTGAGCGGTATGGCGATCCAAGCCAGAAGATCGAGTACTACTATTCCAACGTAGCCGGAGCAGCGTTACAAGATGACCCCATGGTCTACCCTGGTGATACGGTGGTCGTGCCAAAAGCTGCGGTTGTATATGTACTCGGCGATGTTTTAAAGCCAGGAGGTTATCCTATCAACACCAACAACTCGAAGATGACTGTGTTGCAGGCGATTGCGCTCGCGGGTTATGCGAACCATACAGCAGCGGTTGGTAAATCGAAGCTTGTTCGTAAGACTCCGACAGGTGTGGAACAGATCGACCTGCCTGTGGGCGCGATGCAAAAAGGAAAAACACAGGATATTGCACTCATGCCAGACGACGTGGTCTATGTCCCGTTTAGCTTTATGCGCAACGTGGTGGTGAATGGTTCATCAATTTTAGCTTCGGCCACTTCCGCCGCCATATATATACACTAA
- a CDS encoding O-antigen ligase family protein has product MATSQILRPAAIVDDSKKTVHTTKELNSFWSRASTWGLLLPLLYFALDGVSPFVNSGVAMRAVSTSSSGGVLMDRLSNVLIFGSCMYFVIRRHRSVRLLSFQMKLVSIFPILVLFLSPVSQQITRTLSSGIVLLGGVLLIFYIMSRYTFNEMLELLLVLGTGTIMASILFAIALPQYGLDLMGGHSTAWKGIFSAKNYLGNMALFFLTVAVSYRPRTNFLKSLRSSQILFCLIAIAFSHAATGYMLTVVYIVYAVTLKTVRDFRKKDYFVAFILLFVAFAAVIAVIILQPDFLFKLLGKDATLTGRTEIWEAVLGSIAKRPLFGYGYQAFWLGFKGESYRIILTVTWALAQAQNGFLDVLLELGIAGLSIVLLLFGFAFRDGITCLLRSYDEEHLRAVEWYLAIIILTLIYNLDESFLFEPRHLGSMMFVIACVGLKMEHMHLRPV; this is encoded by the coding sequence TTGGCAACCTCCCAAATTTTGAGACCAGCCGCGATCGTTGATGATTCAAAAAAAACGGTGCATACCACCAAAGAATTAAACAGCTTCTGGAGCCGTGCTTCGACCTGGGGTCTTTTACTGCCGCTACTTTATTTTGCTCTTGATGGTGTCTCCCCGTTCGTCAACAGCGGGGTCGCTATGCGAGCGGTTTCGACGAGTTCGTCAGGTGGTGTCCTTATGGACCGCCTCAGCAATGTGCTGATTTTTGGCAGTTGTATGTATTTTGTTATTCGGCGGCATCGATCTGTTCGACTGCTCAGCTTTCAGATGAAGCTGGTGAGCATCTTTCCGATTCTCGTGCTCTTTCTCTCTCCTGTTTCGCAACAAATCACGCGAACGCTCAGCTCTGGCATAGTGCTGCTAGGAGGCGTTCTGCTCATCTTCTACATTATGTCTCGATATACATTTAACGAGATGCTTGAGCTGCTTCTTGTTCTTGGAACAGGAACAATCATGGCGAGTATTCTATTTGCCATTGCTCTGCCGCAATACGGTCTTGATTTGATGGGTGGGCACTCCACAGCATGGAAAGGTATCTTCAGCGCTAAAAATTATCTTGGCAACATGGCGCTATTTTTTTTAACAGTGGCGGTCTCTTATCGCCCGCGCACCAATTTTCTTAAATCGCTAAGATCTTCGCAAATACTCTTCTGCCTAATAGCAATTGCTTTTTCGCATGCAGCAACGGGTTATATGTTGACTGTAGTCTATATTGTCTATGCAGTGACCTTGAAAACGGTACGTGATTTTCGGAAAAAAGACTATTTCGTCGCATTTATTTTGCTGTTTGTAGCTTTCGCTGCGGTAATAGCGGTGATCATATTACAGCCCGATTTCCTGTTCAAGCTGCTTGGGAAAGACGCGACCTTAACTGGACGCACCGAAATATGGGAGGCGGTTCTGGGTTCGATTGCCAAGCGGCCGCTCTTCGGCTATGGATACCAGGCGTTCTGGCTAGGTTTCAAAGGAGAGTCCTATCGCATCATCCTTACGGTGACGTGGGCTCTAGCACAGGCACAGAACGGATTTCTCGATGTCTTGCTCGAATTAGGTATCGCAGGATTGTCCATCGTATTGCTTCTCTTTGGCTTTGCTTTCCGAGATGGAATCACTTGCCTTTTACGTTCATATGACGAAGAGCACCTCCGAGCAGTAGAGTGGTACCTTGCAATCATAATTCTTACCCTGATCTACAACTTGGATGAAAGCTTTCTCTTCGAGCCGAGGCATCTTGGCTCAATGATGTTTGTAATTGCCTGTGTGGGACTGAAGATGGAGCATATGCACCTACGGCCAGTTTAA
- a CDS encoding oligosaccharide flippase family protein: MARRPFTSSRNLPIILHMISDPIKRLRQSTLARNAAWMFAGQGLSFVIQALYFVFLARLLNATQYGVLAGAVALVTVVSQYSTMGSGLTLLRYVSQDPKQFPKYWGNVLMSTAFYGSLIVLLLHFSGRWLVGKESASLLTLIAFSDCICGQLSTCAAQVFQSFERMRLTATLNMLTSSFRLLLACSMLFIMHHAVAKQWAVAMLVVSIGAACTAFAVVTRRFGWPRFEPKLLLTRGPEGFVFAMSSSTTAAYNDFDKVMLGHYGMTVANGIYSMAYRIINIATMPIQSIEAAAFPRFFREGAKGMAAVEPLAVKILKRTVILGLAAAIGMFFFAPIIPFFIGKGFSPSVSALRWLCLIPLFRSFHLCAGDAIAGVGQQKLRLLCQLFAAGFNFALNLYLIPHYSWLGAAIASLLTDGGLAVLTWAVLFCLRRREQAAVLSTQPA; encoded by the coding sequence GTGGCCCGTCGTCCGTTCACAAGTTCAAGAAATTTACCAATCATTCTCCATATGATTTCAGACCCTATCAAACGTCTGCGTCAAAGTACTCTCGCTCGCAATGCAGCTTGGATGTTCGCGGGTCAAGGTCTCTCTTTCGTTATTCAGGCACTATATTTCGTCTTTCTTGCGCGTCTACTTAATGCGACGCAATACGGCGTTCTGGCAGGCGCAGTGGCTTTAGTCACGGTCGTAAGCCAGTACAGTACGATGGGATCGGGTTTGACTCTACTCAGATATGTCAGCCAAGACCCAAAGCAATTCCCAAAGTATTGGGGCAACGTACTGATGTCGACGGCTTTCTACGGTTCTCTCATCGTATTGCTCTTGCACTTCTCCGGACGCTGGCTAGTCGGTAAAGAAAGTGCCTCGCTCTTAACTCTCATCGCATTCTCTGACTGCATCTGTGGACAGCTAAGTACATGTGCTGCACAAGTATTTCAATCCTTTGAGCGCATGAGGTTAACTGCTACCCTCAATATGCTTACGAGCTCGTTTCGTCTTCTCCTTGCCTGCTCCATGCTGTTCATAATGCACCATGCCGTAGCTAAGCAGTGGGCAGTCGCCATGTTGGTTGTCTCCATCGGCGCTGCGTGCACTGCCTTCGCCGTCGTCACGCGCCGCTTTGGCTGGCCTCGCTTCGAACCAAAACTTCTTTTAACGCGCGGCCCAGAAGGTTTCGTCTTCGCCATGTCGAGCTCTACAACCGCAGCCTACAACGACTTTGATAAGGTCATGCTTGGGCACTACGGGATGACCGTTGCCAACGGCATCTACTCAATGGCATATCGCATCATCAACATTGCAACCATGCCCATCCAATCCATTGAGGCAGCGGCGTTCCCTCGCTTCTTTCGCGAAGGAGCCAAAGGCATGGCTGCGGTTGAACCACTCGCTGTCAAGATCCTGAAGCGCACCGTAATACTTGGCCTCGCTGCAGCGATTGGCATGTTTTTTTTTGCGCCAATTATTCCATTTTTTATCGGAAAAGGTTTTTCGCCAAGTGTGAGCGCTCTGCGATGGCTTTGCCTGATTCCATTATTTCGCAGCTTCCATCTGTGTGCAGGCGATGCAATTGCTGGTGTAGGCCAACAAAAATTACGCCTACTCTGCCAACTCTTTGCTGCCGGCTTTAATTTCGCTTTAAACCTATATCTAATTCCACACTATTCATGGCTCGGCGCTGCGATTGCGAGCCTGCTGACGGATGGAGGTCTTGCCGTACTTACCTGGGCTGTGCTCTTCTGCCTTCGTCGTCGCGAGCAAGCCGCTGTCCTCTCGACACAGCCTGCCTGA